The DNA region TCTTTTGAAGCCATCACTCAGGCGATTCGCTTGATCGGTGACGGCGCCCGGTTCATTGCCACCAATCCGGATGCCACCGGCCCGTCGAAAGAGGGACCAATGCCAGCTACCGGCGCGATTGCGGCCTTGATCACTAAAGCGACTAATCGTGAACCGTACATTGTTGGCAAGCCCAATCCGATGATGTTCCGCTCCGCGATGAACCAGATCGAGGCGCATTCAGAGACCACAGCGATGATCGGTGACCGAATGGACACTGACATCATCGCGGGTATGGAAGCTGGACTGCACACGGTGCTGGTAATGACTGGAATTACCCAGCCTGGCGACGTAGATACCTTCCCCTTCCGCCCCGATCAGACACTCGATTCGGTAGCGGACCTCATCCCACTCATCTAAACCAGCCCTCCACCGCAAACGCTGCACCACTTTTCGGCCTTAAACAGCCGGTTTAAGGCCGAAAAGTGGTGCAGCGTTTGCGGTGGAGGGCTGGTTTAGCTTCTTGAGCTCCAGGGAATGTCCGCGGCTTTGTTGTAACCGATACCCAGCACGTCCCAACGTTTGGAATGCGCCAGGGTGCGCTGAACAAGATCCTGGTAACCGGCGTCAGAACTGCGGTCTACTGAGGGGCTCCAGCCAAGTTCGGCAACTGCAGGAAGCCGTGGGAAAAGCATGAAATCGGTGTAATCCTTGGCAGAGGCGTAAAGACGAGTTGGCCCAAAAGGCTGATCACCAAATTGATTGGCGCTATCACTCCACAACGATGCTTCGACGCCGAGCACCGTCGTCGGCTCCCAATTCCAGGCTGTCCGAAGGTTGATGAGGCCAGCCCAGCGCCGTCCATAAGCCGTTGCGGCGTCGTACTTCATGTCCAAATAGGACCGGTTTGCCGGCGAGAGGATCAATTGATGCCCGGAATCGACGGCTTTCCTCGCCATTGCGGCGTCCGCGGATCCCGGCTCGGTCCCCCAATACTGCATCACGGCGCCATCCGGCAGTGCTGCACCTTTGATCCACTCGTGCCAAGCGATCACGGTCTTGCCGGCCGCAGTAGCTGCCTCATTCGCCAGCGCGGTGTACGCGGTGTACTGCTCTGCAGTGGCCTTAGGCGATTCGTCACCACCAACGTGCAGATAGCGTCCAGGGTTTTGCGCGGCCACCTCGTTCAGCACCGAGGTGAGGAAGATTTTGACTTGGTCTCGATGCGGCTGATCCTGCAATCCCACCAACGAGATGCCGACGTCGAAGCCTGAGTAGGGTGCAATGGCT from Renibacterium salmoninarum ATCC 33209 includes:
- a CDS encoding HAD-IIA family hydrolase codes for the protein MAHEEPRKAADIECWLTDMDGVLVHENQAVPGASELIQRWVDTSKRFLVLTNNSIYTPRDLRARLRASGLEIPEENIWTSALATAEFLKSQMPAGKAFVIGEAGLTTALHEAGFILTDQNPDYVVLGETRNYSFEAITQAIRLIGDGARFIATNPDATGPSKEGPMPATGAIAALITKATNREPYIVGKPNPMMFRSAMNQIEAHSETTAMIGDRMDTDIIAGMEAGLHTVLVMTGITQPGDVDTFPFRPDQTLDSVADLIPLI